A genome region from Macaca nemestrina isolate mMacNem1 chromosome 20, mMacNem.hap1, whole genome shotgun sequence includes the following:
- the LOC105489602 gene encoding 6-phosphogluconolactonase produces MAAPAPGLISVFSSPQELGASLAQLVAQRAACCLAGSRARFALGLSGGSLVSMLARELPAAVAPAGPVSLARWTLGFCDERLVPFDHAESTYGLYRTHLLSRLPIPESQVITINPELPVEEAAEDYAKKLRQAFQGDSIPVFDLLILGVGPDGHTCSLFPDHPLLQEREKIVAPISDSPKPPPQRVTLTLPVLNAARTVIFVATGEGKAAILKRILEDQEENPVPAALVQPHTGKLCWFLDEAAARLLTVPFEKHSTL; encoded by the exons ATGGCCGCGCCGGCCCCGGGCCTCATCTCGGTGTTCTcgagcccccaggagctgggtGCGTCGCTAGCGCAGCTGGTGGCCCAGCGCGCAGCATGCTGCCTGGCGGGGTCCCGCGCCCGTTTCGCGCTCGGCCTGTCGGGCGGGAGCCTCGTCTCGATGCTAGCCCGCGAGTTGCCCGCCGCCGTCGCCCCGGCCGGGCCAGTCAGCCTAGCGCGCTGGACGCTGGGCTTCTGCGACGAGCGCCTCGTGCCCTTCGATCACGCCGAGAGCACGTACGGCCTCTACCGG ACGCATCTTCTCTCCAGATTGCCGATCCCAGAAAGCCAGGTGATCACCATTAACCCCGAGCTGCCTGTGGAGGAGGCGGCTGAGGACTACGCCAAGAAGCTGAGACAG GCATTCCAAGGGGACTCCATCCCAGTTTTCGACCTGCTAATCCTGGGGGTGGGCCCTGATGGCCACACCTGCTCACTCTTCCCAGACCACCCCCTCCTGCAG GAGCGGGAGAAGATTGTGGCTCCCATCAGTGACTCCCCGAAGCCACCGCCACAGCGTGTGACCCTCACGCTACCTGTCCTGAATGCAGCACGAACTGTCATCTTTGTGGCAACCGGAGAAGGCAAGGCGGCTATTCTGAAG CGCATTTTGGAGGACCAGGAGGAAAACCCAGTGCCTGCCGCCCTGGTCCAGCCCCACACCGGGAAACTGTGCTGGTTCTTGGACGAGGCagccgcccgactcctgaccgTACCCTTCGAGAAGCATTCCACTTTGTAG